The Acinonyx jubatus isolate Ajub_Pintada_27869175 chromosome D2, VMU_Ajub_asm_v1.0, whole genome shotgun sequence genome contains a region encoding:
- the MFSD13A gene encoding transmembrane protein 180 — translation MGLGRLQAWMLGLPTAVVYGSLALFISVLHNVFLLYYVDTFVSVYKINKTAFWVGETVFLLWNSLNDPLFGWLSDRQFLSSQPRSGAGLSSRAVVLARVRALGWHGPLLALSFLAFWVPWAPAGLQFLLCLCLYDGFLTLVDLHHHALLADLALSAHDRTDLNFYCSLFSAAGSLSVFASYAFWNKEDFSSFRTFCVALATGSGLGFVGATRLLRRQVEAAGREPECPALAIDGGLCGEELLVGCKEAGSITLGQYLQQLARHRNFLWFVGMDLVQVFHCHFNSNFFPLFLEHLLSDHISLSTGSFLLGISYVAPHLNNLYFLPLCRRWGVYAVVRGLFLLKLGLSLLMLLAGPDRPGLLCLFIASNRVFTEGTCKLLTLVVTDLVDEDLVLNHRKQAASALLFGMVALVTKPGQTFAPLLGTWLLCFYTGHDLFQQPPLAPVGSAQPWPEPPAPPPAQAPTLRQGCFYLLVLVPITCAVLQLFTWSQFTLHGRRLHMVKAQRQNLSRAQTLEVKMV, via the exons ATGGGGctgggcaggctccaggcttggatgCTGGGCCTGCCTACGGCTGTGGTCTATGGCTCCCTGGCCCTCTTCATCTCCGTCCTGCACAACGTGTTCCTGCTTTACTATGTGGACACCTTTGTCTCGGTGTACAAGATCAACAAAACTGCCTTCTGGGTTGGAGAG ACGGTGTTTCTCCTCTGGAACAGCCTCAACGACCCCCTCTTCGGTTGGCTGAGTGACCGTCAGTTCCTCAGCTCCCAGCCCCG GTCGGGTGCCGGGCTCTCCTCCAGGGCCGTGGTGCTGGCACGGGTGCGGGCCCTGGGCTGGCACGGGCCGCTGCTGGCATTGTCGTTTCTGGCATTCTGGGTGCCCTGGGCCCCAGCTGGCCTGCAGTTCTTGCTGTGCCTGTGCCTCTATGATGGTTTCCTGACTCTTGTGGACCTGCACCATCATGCCTTGCTGGCTGACCTGGCCCTCTCTGCCCATGACCGTACCGACCTCAACTTCTACTGCTCCCTCTTCAGTGCAGCTGGCTCCCTCTCCGTCTTTGCCTCCTATGCCTTCTGGAACAAGGAAGACTTCTCTTCCTTCCGCACCTTCTGTGTGGCACTGGCCactggctctgggctgggcttTGTGGGGGCCACACGGCTGCTTAGGAGGCAGGTTGAGGCAGCCGGTAGGGAGCCGGAGTGCCCAGCCCTGGCTATAGATGGCGG CCTGTGTGGAGAGGAGCTGCTTGTGGGCTGCAAGGAAGCAGGCAGCATCACTTTGGGCCAGTACCTCCAGCAGCTGGCACGCCACCGGAACTTCCTGTGGTTCGTGGGCATGGACCTGGTGCAG GTGTTTCACTGCCACTTCAACAGCAacttcttccccctcttcctggaGCATCTGTTGTCGGACCACATCTCCCTGTCCACGGGCTCCTTCCTGTTGG GCATCTCCTATGTCGCTCCCCACCTCAACAACCTCTACTTCCTGCCCTTGTGCCGGCGTTGGGGCGTCTACGCCGTGGTGCGGGGGCTCTTCCTGCTCAAGCTGGGCCTGAGCCTGCTCATGCTGTTGGCTGGCCCCGACCGCCCTGGCCTGCTCTGCCTCTTCATTGCCAG TAACCGTGTTTTCACTGAGGGCACCTGTAAGCTGTTGACTCTGGTGGTCACTGACCTGGTGGACGAGGACCTGGTGTTGAACCACCGTAAGCAGGCGGCCTCAGCTCTTCTCTTTGGCATGGTGGCCCTGGTGACCAAGCCAGGCCAGACCTTCGCCCCGCTGCTGGGCACCTGGCTGCTCTGCTTCTACACAG GTCACGATCTCTTCCAGCAGCCCCCGCTGGCCCCTGTGGGGAGTGCTCAGCCATGGCcagagcccccagccccgcccccggcgCAGGCCCCGACGCTCCGCCAGGGCTGCTTCTACCTGTTGGTGCTGGTGCCCATCACCTGTGCTGTGCTGCAGCTGTTTACTTGGTCCCAGTTCACGCTGCACGGGAGACGCCTGCACATGGTCAAAGCCCAGCGCCAGAACCTATCACGGGCCCAAACCCTGGAGGTTAAGATGGTGTGA
- the ACTR1A gene encoding alpha-centractin yields MESYDVIANQPVVIDNGSGVIKAGFAGDQIPKYCFPNYVGRPKHVRVMAGALEGDIFIGPKAEEHRGLLSIRYPMEHGIVKDWNDMERIWQYVYSKDQLQTFSEEHPVLLTEAPLNPRKNRERAAEVFFETFNVPALFISMQAVLSLYATGRTTGVVLDSGDGVTHAVPIYEGFAMPHSIMRIDIAGRDVSRFLRLYLRKEGYDFHSSSEFEIVKAIKERACYLSINPQKDETLETEKAQYYLPDGSTIEIGPSRFRAPELLFRPDLIGEESEGIHEVLVFAIQKSDMDLRRTLFSNIVLSGGSTLFKGFGDRLLSEVKKLAPKDVKIRISAPQERLYSTWIGGSILASLDTFKKMWVSKKEYEEDGARSIHRKTF; encoded by the exons ATGGAGTCCTACGATGTGATCGCCAACCAGCCTGTCGTGATCGACAAC ggATCCGGTGTGATTAAAGCTGGTTTTGCTGGTGATCAGATTCCCAAATATTGCTTTCCAAACTA TGTGGGCAGACCCAAACACGTTCGTGTCATGGCCGGAGCCCTGGAAGGTGACATCTTCATTGGCCCCAAAGCCGAG gAACACCGAGGGCTGCTGTCCATCCGCTACCCCATGGAGCACGGCATCGTCAAGGACTGGAACGATATGGAGCGCATCTGGCAATATGTCTATTCTAAGGACCAACTGCAGActttctcagaggag CACCCTGTGCTCCTGACGGAGGCACCTTTAAACCCACGGAAAAACCGCGAACGAGCTGCTGAAGTTTTCTTCGAGACCTTCAATGTTCCAGCCCTTTTCATCTCCATGCAAGCTGTGCTCAGCCT TTATGCCACAGGCAGGACCACAGGTGTGGTGCTGGATTCTGGGGATGGCGTCACACATGCTGTACCCATTTATGAGGGCTTTGCCATGCCCCACTCAATCATGCGCATCGACATTGCTGGCCGAGATGTCTCTCGCTTCCTTCGCCTCTACCTGCGGAAGGAGGGCTATGATTTCCACTCATCTTCTGAGTTTGAGATTGTCAAGGCCATAAAAGAA AGAGCCTGCTACCTGTCCATAAACCCGCAGAAGGATGAGACACTAGAGACGGAGAAGGCTCAGTACTACCTGCCCGACGGCAGCACCATTGAG ATTGGTCCTTCCCGATTCCGGGCACCTGAGCTGCTGTTCAGGCCAGACCTGATTGGAGAGGAGAGTGAGGGCATCCACGAGGTGCTGGTGTTTGCCATCCAGAAGTCGGACATGGACTTGCGGCGCACGCTCTTCTCTAACATCGTCCTCTCGGGAGGCTCCACCCTGTTCAAAG GTTTTGGTGACAGGCTACTGAGTGAAGTGAAGAAACTGGCTCCGAAAGACGTGAAGATCAGG ATATCTGCACCTCAAGAGAGACTGTATTCCACATGGATTGG GGGCTCCATCCTTGCCTCCCTGGACACCTTTAAGAAGATGTGGGTCTCCAAGAAGGAATATGAAGAAGATGGTGCCCGATCTATCCACAGGAAAACCTTCTAA